A DNA window from Porites lutea chromosome 6, jaPorLute2.1, whole genome shotgun sequence contains the following coding sequences:
- the LOC140942073 gene encoding uncharacterized protein, with translation MTGKMMNRLDGTYTRMLRAVLGVSWKEHKTNKELYGNLPKITDTLMIRRLRFIGHCWRKKDEVISDLLLWEPKHGARKRGRPALTYVDQLQNDTGLSIAELKNIMENRKEWMKLVNGVRVRSK, from the coding sequence ATGACTGGAAAGATGATGAATAGACTAGATGGTACGTACACAAGAATGCTCAGAGCAGTTCTTGGAGTTTCCTGGAAGGAGCATAAAACCAACAAAGAACTGTACGGCAATCTTCCTAAGATTACAGATACACTGATGATCAGGAGGCTGCGGTTTATAGGACACTGTTGGAGAAAAAAGGATGAGGTGATAAGTGATTTACTACTCTGGGAACCAAAGCACGGCGCAAGAAAGAGAGGAAGACCAGCATTAACATACGTAGACCAGCTGCAAAATGATACTGGTTTGAGCATAGCTGAACTGAAGAACATCATGGAAAACCGGAAGGAATGGATGAAGCTAGTTAATGGAGTTCGAGTTCGCTCGAaataa